In a genomic window of Telopea speciosissima isolate NSW1024214 ecotype Mountain lineage chromosome 5, Tspe_v1, whole genome shotgun sequence:
- the LOC122661600 gene encoding purine permease 3-like — translation MEPMEVKKEDDAKISKYLRKPLLLVNCLMLSIGNCSGPLLMRLYFVRGGKRIWFSSWLLTGGWPFILLPLAASYFHRRRSGSSDDTKLFFMKPFVFIACTVIGILTGLDDYLYAYGVARLPVSTSSLIIASQLGFTAFFAFFLVRQKFTSYSINSVFLLTVAAVVLGLHTSGDRPANESKTEYFMGFFMTIAASALYGLVLPMVELTYKKAKQAITYSLVMEMQIVISIFATLFCTIGMLVNKDFEVIPREAREYELGESKYYLVVACSAFIWQFFFLGSIGVIFNGSSLLAAVIITTLLPVTEILAVFFFQESFKVEKGISVALSLWGFASYFYGEFKASKKSNQILKPGNPQHHPPSSHV, via the exons ATGGAACCCATGGaggtaaagaaagaagatgatgcCAAGATAAGCAAATATCTCAGAAAACCACTTCTCTTGGTAAACTGTCTCATGTTAAGCATCGGAAACTGCAGTGGTCCACTGTTGATGCGGCTTTACTTCGTCCGCGGTGGCAAACGAATTTGGTTCTCAAGCTGGTTGCTGACTGGTGGGTGGCCCTTCATTTTACTCCCTCTCGCGGCGTCCTATTTCCACCGCCGCCGTAGTGGTTCATCTGATGACACAAAACTCTTCTTCATGAAGCCCTTCGTCTTCATCGCCTGCACCGTTATCGGAATCCTCACCGGCTTGGATGATTACCTCTATGCTTATGGAGTAGCACGTTTACCTGTCTCCACTTCTTCCCTTATAATTGCATCTCAGTTAGGTTTCACtgctttctttgctttttttctAGTTAGGCAGAAGTTCACATCTTACTCTATCAATTCGGTTTTTTTGTTGacggtggcggcggtggtgctcggccttcatACTAGTGGTGACCGCCCGGCTAATGAGTCTAAGACGGAGTATTTTATGGGTTTCTTCATGACGATTGCGGCGTCTGCGTTGTATGGGTTGGTTTTACCCATGGTGGAGCTCACTTACAAGAAAGCCAAACAGGCCATCACTTACTCTCTTGTCATGGAGATGCAGATTGTCATTTCCATCTTTGCCACTCTTTTCTGCACCATAGGGATGCTTGTCAACAAAGACTTTGAG GTCATTCCAAGAGAAGCAAGAGAGTATGAACTTGGGGAAAGCAAGTACTACTTGGTGGTGGCATGTAGTGCATTTATTTGGCAGTTCTTCTTCTTGGGATCAATCGGTGTCATCTTTAATGGTTCTTCATTACTTGCAGCTGTTATAATTACAACTCTACTACCAGTTACAGAGATCTTGgctgttttcttctttcaagaGTCATTCAAAGTAGAGAAGGGGATTTCTGTCGCTTTGTCATTATGGGGTTTTGCCTCCTATTTCTACGGTGAGTTCAAAGCAAGCAAGAAAAGCAATCAAATTCTAAAACCAGGAAATCCACAACACCATCCTCCATCATCACATGTCTAA